Proteins encoded together in one Fibrobacter sp. UWB10 window:
- a CDS encoding (deoxy)nucleoside triphosphate pyrophosphohydrolase: MKRIEVVAGIICDGAPHSAGARFFATQRGYGEQKDGWEFPGGKMEPGETPEQALARELKEELAINVNVGDFICTVEYDYPAFHLTMHCFYCTLADGSTPTLLEHEAARWLSRTELHSVNWLPADIEVVKTLEKHLT, from the coding sequence ATGAAACGTATCGAGGTTGTTGCAGGCATTATTTGCGACGGGGCTCCGCATTCAGCGGGGGCCCGATTCTTTGCCACCCAACGCGGCTACGGCGAACAAAAAGACGGCTGGGAATTCCCGGGCGGCAAAATGGAACCCGGCGAAACACCCGAACAAGCGCTTGCACGCGAGCTCAAAGAAGAACTTGCGATTAACGTGAATGTGGGCGACTTTATTTGCACGGTAGAATACGACTACCCCGCATTCCACTTAACCATGCACTGCTTTTACTGCACACTCGCAGACGGCAGCACCCCCACACTACTCGAACACGAAGCAGCCCGCTGGCTCTCGCGCACAGAACTGCATTCTGTGAACTGGCTCCCCGCCGACATCGAAGTCGTTAAAACTCTAGAAAAGCACCTTACATAA
- a CDS encoding T9SS type A sorting domain-containing protein, whose translation MLIKATNLFTTACVLAFCGMASAYSISGSVSDDQGKGLKGVAVDLLKEGRQTTTDDQGKFSIDVEETGIHAVKNSVGYIGVNNGVLSYSQSSTQPVQVKIFNSLGNQVFQKTLQGAGSYNLSNAVKARGTYFAQVSVGSAKHNFKFTTDGGFNSAIGSQASGALMKEAAPGEAIRFVLEGYDTLTVPLGTLDTTLNVKLTATAPQFKFGYALGNAPTPSKGCGSNSKLQKVKSVENGDQFQIQVGSDSRKYFITLPKNYDNTKPHKVLFALHCYGSSGEDFVHHKADYDHPTPYYGQQVLDKNGDYIFVSLDAIGGLWNKGQSDHDFFAQTLTTLNENYCVDTSRVFITGFSYGAMFSYSLMQDMQSRVRAAATYAVADYNIWLPEGNNMKNLPIAWMNVHGVNDGRCDYNRAKNSALPRILKRNGKADANGDFTDASSEKPKEVSGNTGHVCYDFTTVDERFPVKWCSWPGDHQWTAHDTGNMSVGWNWESTWVPEEVHKFFEQF comes from the coding sequence ATGCTTATCAAGGCAACCAATTTATTCACGACAGCGTGCGTTCTCGCTTTTTGCGGAATGGCGTCTGCATATTCCATTTCTGGTTCCGTTTCTGACGACCAGGGTAAAGGCCTCAAGGGTGTCGCAGTAGACCTTCTGAAAGAAGGCCGTCAAACCACAACGGATGACCAGGGCAAATTCTCCATTGATGTAGAAGAAACGGGAATTCATGCCGTCAAGAATAGCGTAGGCTATATTGGCGTGAATAATGGCGTTCTTTCGTATTCCCAGAGCAGCACGCAGCCCGTTCAGGTAAAAATTTTCAACTCGCTTGGCAACCAGGTTTTCCAGAAAACACTGCAGGGCGCAGGCTCTTATAACTTGAGCAACGCAGTCAAGGCCCGCGGCACGTACTTTGCGCAGGTTTCTGTCGGATCTGCCAAGCATAATTTCAAGTTTACGACCGATGGCGGCTTTAATAGTGCAATTGGCTCGCAGGCCAGTGGCGCCCTCATGAAAGAGGCTGCTCCGGGTGAAGCAATCCGCTTTGTGCTCGAAGGCTATGACACGCTTACCGTACCGCTCGGCACGCTGGACACCACTCTCAATGTAAAACTCACGGCAACCGCTCCCCAGTTCAAGTTTGGCTATGCTCTCGGCAACGCGCCCACCCCGAGTAAGGGCTGCGGCAGCAATTCCAAGTTGCAAAAGGTCAAGAGCGTTGAAAATGGTGACCAGTTCCAGATTCAGGTAGGCAGCGACAGCCGCAAATACTTTATCACCTTGCCCAAGAATTACGACAACACAAAACCGCACAAGGTTCTGTTTGCATTGCACTGCTATGGTAGCAGTGGCGAAGACTTTGTGCATCACAAAGCAGACTACGACCATCCGACACCGTACTATGGCCAGCAGGTGCTCGACAAGAACGGTGACTACATCTTTGTTTCGCTCGATGCAATCGGTGGTTTATGGAACAAGGGCCAGAGCGATCACGATTTCTTCGCCCAGACGCTCACGACTCTGAACGAAAACTACTGCGTTGACACGAGCCGCGTGTTCATTACTGGCTTCAGCTATGGCGCCATGTTCAGCTATTCTCTGATGCAGGACATGCAGAGCCGCGTGCGTGCTGCCGCCACTTACGCCGTAGCTGATTACAACATCTGGCTCCCCGAAGGCAACAACATGAAGAACCTGCCTATTGCCTGGATGAACGTGCACGGCGTGAACGATGGTCGCTGCGATTATAACCGCGCGAAGAACAGCGCTCTCCCGCGCATCCTAAAGCGTAACGGCAAGGCAGACGCGAATGGCGACTTCACTGACGCAAGTTCCGAAAAGCCCAAGGAAGTGAGCGGCAACACCGGCCACGTGTGCTACGACTTTACGACCGTCGACGAACGCTTCCCCGTAAAATGGTGCAGCTGGCCGGGTGACCACCAGTGGACAGCCCACGATACCGGCAACATGAGCGTGGGTTGGAACTGGGAAAGCACCTGGGTTCCCGAAGAAGTCCACAAGTTCTTCGAACAGTTCTAG